Genomic window (Candidatus Eremiobacteraceae bacterium):
CAAACAAGGCAATCCGCTCCGGCGCGGAGTCTGCACGCAAGTCAAGACGATCACGCCGAAAAAGCCGAACTCGGCGCTGCGCAAAGTGGCGCGTGTGCGGCTCACAAACGGAATCGAAGTGACGGCGTACATCCCCGGCATCGGCCACAATTTACAAGAGCACTCCGTCGTGCTTATCCGCGGCGGCCGGGTGAAAGATCTGCCCGGTATCCGCTACCACATCATCCGCGGAACATTGGACACGCAAGGCGTGCAGAACCGAAAGCAAAGCCGTTCGAAATACGGCGCGAAACGACCAAAAGCGTAAGCGTAAAGGAAGATATGCCGCGAAAAGGACCAGTCCCCAAGCGTCAAGTGCTGCCGGATCCGCGATTCAATTCGCGAACCGTCGCGCGGTTCATCAATAAGATCATGCTTGCGGGCAAGAAGAGCGTCGCCGAGCGCATCACCTATGGTGCGATGACCATCGTCGGGGAGAAAACGGGCAAAGACCCGATGGACGTCTTCACCCAGGCGATGAACAACGCGATGCCGCTCGTGGAAGTCCGGCCGCGCCGCGTCGGCGGCGCAACATATCAAGTGCCGATGGAAGTACGGCCGGATCGCCGGCAGGCAATGGGCATGCGCTGGCTCATCGGATTCGCGCGCAAGCGGCCAGGAAAGACCATGGAAGACCGCCTCGCTGCGGAACTTCTCGATGCGGCGAACAATCAGGGCGCATCGGTCAAAAAGCGCGAGGACACCCACCGTATGGCCGAAGCCAATAAGGCCTTCGCGCACTATCGGTGGTAA
Coding sequences:
- the rpsL gene encoding 30S ribosomal protein S12 — protein: MPTISQLVRKGREKLKKKSKSPAFHVALTGAKPGHPDLPQRTKNIKQGNPLRRGVCTQVKTITPKKPNSALRKVARVRLTNGIEVTAYIPGIGHNLQEHSVVLIRGGRVKDLPGIRYHIIRGTLDTQGVQNRKQSRSKYGAKRPKA
- the rpsG gene encoding 30S ribosomal protein S7; amino-acid sequence: MPRKGPVPKRQVLPDPRFNSRTVARFINKIMLAGKKSVAERITYGAMTIVGEKTGKDPMDVFTQAMNNAMPLVEVRPRRVGGATYQVPMEVRPDRRQAMGMRWLIGFARKRPGKTMEDRLAAELLDAANNQGASVKKREDTHRMAEANKAFAHYRW